One stretch of Tenacibaculum sp. MAR_2010_89 DNA includes these proteins:
- a CDS encoding MlaD family protein encodes MSKELKTGIVAVVIIALFVWGYNFLKGQDLFSPNARHFYVEYDNINGLNQASLVTINGLKVGKVAEINFSSNPERKGKIVVKIFLENKFKFSKNSIAKIYSAGLMGGQNLAIVPFYDGEEAKTGDFLKGKVESDLIASLSEKLSPKIESTLVGVDTLVNALNQVLNTKSRESLNRSILGLEGTISDVRKTLASVNHLVTSNRSNLDSTLNNAKKITDNFSKVSEELAKANLSQTVKKLETVLASANVILSNVKSGKGTLGKLMTDEKMYTNLTNASKEMEELLRELKLNPKRFVHFSLFGKKAKPFNKEKNKKNISNTK; translated from the coding sequence ATGTCTAAGGAGTTAAAAACAGGAATTGTAGCAGTTGTAATCATAGCATTATTTGTATGGGGGTATAATTTTTTAAAAGGACAAGATCTTTTTAGCCCAAATGCAAGACATTTTTATGTTGAATATGATAATATAAATGGACTAAATCAAGCTAGTTTAGTAACCATAAATGGATTAAAAGTAGGTAAAGTTGCAGAAATAAACTTTAGCTCTAATCCTGAAAGAAAAGGAAAAATAGTTGTTAAAATTTTTCTTGAAAATAAATTTAAATTTTCTAAAAATAGTATCGCCAAGATTTATTCAGCTGGTTTAATGGGGGGGCAAAATTTAGCTATTGTACCATTTTATGATGGCGAAGAAGCAAAAACTGGAGATTTTCTAAAAGGAAAAGTAGAGTCAGACCTTATAGCTTCTTTAAGTGAAAAGTTAAGCCCTAAAATAGAAAGTACATTGGTTGGTGTTGATACCTTGGTAAATGCTTTAAATCAAGTTCTTAATACTAAGTCAAGAGAAAGTTTAAATAGAAGTATTTTAGGACTTGAAGGAACTATTTCTGATGTTCGAAAAACTTTAGCTTCAGTAAATCACTTAGTAACTAGTAATAGATCAAATTTAGATTCTACTCTAAATAATGCTAAAAAAATAACAGATAATTTTTCTAAAGTGTCTGAAGAATTAGCCAAAGCTAACCTTTCACAAACGGTAAAGAAGCTTGAAACGGTATTAGCCAGTGCTAATGTCATATTATCAAATGTTAAAAGTGGTAAAGGAACTCTTGGTAAATTAATGACAGATGAAAAAATGTATACTAACTTAACAAACGCTTCTAAAGAAATGGAAGAGTTGTTACGTGAGTTAAAATTAAATCCAAAACGATTTGTACATTTTTCATTATTTGGAAAAAAAGCTAAGCCATTTAATAAAGAAAAAAATAAGAAAAATATAAGTAATACTAAATAA
- a CDS encoding carboxymuconolactone decarboxylase family protein, which produces MSWIKIISFNEAQGKLKRLYSKVTGPNNNVDNIMLIHGLRPHTMVGHMSLYKNVLHNSNNTLPKWYLETLGVYVSILNKCDYCIEHHFLGLKKLLKDDEKSDSIRKQLELNSYESILDHKYIEGLKYAEKLTLEPNKLIEEHIEKLRKKGLTDGEILEINQVVSYFNYANRTVLGLGVSTKGDVLGLSPNSSEDDNWNHQ; this is translated from the coding sequence ATGAGTTGGATTAAAATAATTTCGTTTAATGAAGCGCAAGGAAAATTAAAAAGGTTATATTCAAAAGTAACAGGACCTAATAATAATGTAGACAACATTATGTTAATTCATGGCTTAAGACCACATACAATGGTAGGTCATATGTCATTGTATAAAAACGTACTACATAATAGTAATAATACACTTCCTAAATGGTATTTAGAAACACTAGGAGTTTATGTTAGTATATTAAATAAGTGTGATTACTGTATTGAGCATCATTTTTTAGGATTGAAAAAGTTATTAAAGGACGACGAAAAATCTGACTCTATAAGAAAACAACTTGAGTTAAATAGTTATGAGTCTATTCTAGATCATAAGTATATTGAAGGATTAAAGTATGCTGAGAAATTGACTTTAGAACCTAATAAGTTAATAGAAGAACATATAGAAAAACTGAGAAAGAAAGGATTAACTGATGGAGAAATTCTTGAAATAAATCAAGTGGTTAGCTATTTTAATTATGCTAACAGAACGGTTTTAGGATTAGGAGTTTCTACAAAAGGAGATGTTTTAGGTTTATCACCTAACAGCTCTGAAGACGATAATTGGAATCATCAATAA
- a CDS encoding (Fe-S)-binding protein, translating to MNVPTMADMMAQGKQPEVLFWVGAAGSYDDRAKKITKAFVKILHQANVDFAVLGTEESSTGDAAKRAGNEFLFQMQAMTNIEVLNAYEVKTIVTCDPHSFNTLKNEYTSLGGNYEVFHHTQYISKLIKDGRLSIEDEILKNKRLTYHDPCYLGRANDVYESPRELIRRLGVKMTEMKRHKSTALCCGAGGAQMFKEPEKGDKDINILRTEDALETKPQIIATGCPYCNTMMTDGVKFKEKENQIEVKDIAELIAEANKL from the coding sequence ATGAACGTACCAACAATGGCAGATATGATGGCTCAAGGGAAACAACCAGAAGTGTTGTTTTGGGTAGGAGCAGCTGGAAGTTACGATGATAGAGCAAAGAAAATAACAAAAGCTTTTGTAAAAATATTACACCAAGCTAATGTTGATTTTGCAGTATTAGGTACAGAAGAGAGTTCAACTGGTGACGCTGCTAAACGAGCTGGAAATGAGTTTTTGTTTCAAATGCAAGCAATGACTAATATAGAAGTGTTGAATGCTTATGAAGTTAAAACTATTGTAACATGTGATCCTCATTCATTTAATACCTTAAAAAATGAATATACAAGCTTAGGAGGCAATTATGAGGTTTTTCATCATACTCAATATATAAGTAAATTAATAAAAGATGGTCGCTTATCAATAGAAGATGAGATTTTAAAAAATAAACGTTTAACATATCATGATCCTTGTTATTTAGGAAGAGCAAATGATGTTTATGAAAGCCCTCGTGAATTAATTCGTCGTTTAGGAGTTAAAATGACTGAAATGAAGCGTCATAAATCTACAGCATTATGTTGTGGTGCAGGTGGAGCACAAATGTTTAAAGAGCCAGAAAAAGGTGATAAAGACATTAATATTCTAAGAACAGAAGACGCATTAGAAACTAAACCACAAATAATAGCTACTGGATGTCCTTATTGTAACACAATGATGACTGATGGAGTTAAGTTTAAGGAAAAAGAAAACCAAATAGAGGTTAAAGACATTGCAGAGTTAATTGCTGAAGCAAATAAATTATAA
- a CDS encoding 4Fe-4S dicluster domain-containing protein, whose amino-acid sequence MENYVPNIFFAIILIAGIGYFVMNVRKLIRNIKLGKDIDRTDRKPERWKNMAKIALGQYKMVRRPVSGILHVVVYVGFILINIEMLEIVIDGLFGTHRVFQPILGDTVYGFLIGNFEVLALLVFVAVIVFWFRRNIEKVKRFWSKEMKGWPKNDGNIILYFEMVLMSLFLIMNATDVAFQEAGTGNVISQFIAPWFNGFSHEELHTIEKVSWWLHIVGILIFLNYLYYSKHLHILLAFPNTFFANLKPKGQFTNVESVTKEVKMMMDPDADPYAMPEEGEEEGEPEKFGASDVTDLNWVQLMNAYTCTECGRCTSSCPANLTGKELSPRKIMMDTRDRLEEVGKNIDANGGTFKDDGKQLLNDYISPEELWACTSCNACVQECPIGIDPLSIIMEMRRYLVMEESAAPQELNMMMTNIENNGAPWQYSQMDRLNWKDE is encoded by the coding sequence ATGGAAAATTACGTACCAAACATCTTTTTTGCAATTATTTTAATAGCAGGTATAGGATATTTTGTAATGAATGTTCGAAAGCTGATCAGAAATATTAAATTAGGTAAAGATATTGACAGAACTGATAGAAAACCAGAGCGATGGAAAAATATGGCTAAAATAGCTTTAGGTCAATATAAAATGGTTCGCCGACCTGTATCAGGAATTTTACACGTAGTAGTTTATGTAGGGTTTATTCTGATTAACATTGAAATGCTTGAAATAGTTATCGATGGATTATTTGGAACGCATCGTGTTTTTCAACCAATATTGGGTGATACTGTATATGGTTTTTTAATTGGGAATTTTGAGGTTTTAGCACTTTTAGTTTTTGTTGCTGTTATTGTTTTTTGGTTCCGTAGAAATATTGAAAAGGTAAAGCGTTTCTGGAGTAAGGAAATGAAAGGATGGCCAAAGAATGATGGGAATATCATTCTATATTTTGAAATGGTTTTAATGTCATTATTTTTAATAATGAACGCAACTGATGTTGCTTTTCAAGAAGCAGGAACCGGAAATGTTATTTCACAATTTATAGCACCTTGGTTTAATGGTTTTTCACATGAAGAATTACACACTATAGAAAAAGTTTCATGGTGGTTGCATATTGTAGGGATTTTAATATTCTTAAACTACTTGTACTATTCAAAGCACTTGCACATATTATTAGCATTTCCAAATACATTTTTTGCTAATTTAAAACCTAAAGGACAGTTTACAAATGTAGAATCTGTTACTAAAGAGGTTAAAATGATGATGGATCCTGATGCAGACCCTTATGCAATGCCAGAAGAAGGAGAAGAAGAAGGTGAGCCTGAAAAGTTTGGAGCATCAGATGTTACTGATTTAAATTGGGTACAATTAATGAATGCTTATACTTGTACCGAATGTGGTAGATGTACTTCGTCTTGTCCAGCTAACTTAACAGGAAAAGAATTATCTCCTCGTAAAATAATGATGGATACTCGTGATCGATTAGAAGAGGTTGGGAAAAACATAGATGCGAATGGAGGTACATTTAAAGATGATGGAAAACAATTATTAAACGATTATATTTCCCCTGAAGAATTATGGGCTTGCACAAGTTGTAATGCATGTGTACAAGAATGTCCTATAGGAATTGATCCATTGTCAATTATTATGGAAATGCGTCGTTATTTAGTTATGGAAGAGTCAGCGGCTCCTCAAGAGTTGAATATGATGATGACCAATATTGAGAATAATGGAGCACCTTGGCAGTATAGTCAAATGGATAGACTTAATTGGAAAGATGAGTAA